taaaaacaacagcttCCAAAACACAAACTAGACAAACCCAGGGGGACTTGTCAACTTTGTCAGACATATACAGGAGatttatgttgtttatttttcctgaCTGGAAAATGAAACCAGAAACATGTGAATTAATCCAATTCTAATAAACTGTGTAGGTTCTCCAGAGCTGATATCATACAGTCAAGACATATTTGGGATGCTTATGTAAATAAAGAGTTGCAATAATCAACTTTAACATAATAACATGGTGGACAAAATTTCATCTGAACTCTGATCTCCGCAGACTAAAACACCCCTGTTCTTCATTTTAAATCCAAGACTAAAGCCATAACACTGAGTTTAATTAAGTTGACAGAAACTGAAACAGacacaaaggaagctatcacGAACAATGTGGTTTGTAGTACATTAACTGGAGATGTAGCCGTGCCAACATATAGAACAATGTTCTTGGCCTCCACTACTATTGTGAAGACCTAACTGGCTATCACATTCTTTTGGCTTTCATAATATAATTTTTTGTCATTTCATTCAAACACAATGGATTCTGATCAAACAAATCTCCAGATTAGAAAGACAGCACATATACATTCTCTCAGGTCACTTATGTGAACAGAGATTAGTCCTCCCCGTTCATGCTGCGCAGCAGACGCCTCAGAATTGGGTAAAACAATCAGAGCAAGACATTTAACCAGAATTACAATCTCATAAACAACCAGTTGATGTTTTTTCAAATGACCTAATTCAGCTCCCATTATCCAGATATAAAAGTTGCCAGAGTTCATTTTTGAAATTCAAAACAGGTAACAAAACTctttttcacacattttctcTTATTTCAGCCcaatttcatttgtttatttattaggaAGACAATTATCCTGTTCATTGTGTGGAATCTAGAATGATAAATACGTACTGCCTTTGCTTTCCATCCACAGTAAGTGCTTTACATTTATCATCAGGAGCTCAAGTGAGCTGTAACTCTCCTGTGTTAATCATTGTAAAGTGCTTTGTGATGTCTATCGACAAAGTAATTGTAATCAAAGTGAATGAGTTGTTATTGTGGGTAATGATACTTCATCATAACAGTGGTTTTATTACTGCAAGCATGAGATCTCACAGAAAAAGGTTTGAATGGTACTGAGTTTTCTATTGCAGGAAAATAAACTGATGTACCTGCTAGAATTCATAATTTGAATACACTGTGCTGCTCTTTAGACTCTATATATTAACATTTACAGCTACAAGGAAGATCAGGTGattgtataatttaataaaaagatCTCGGAGATGTGTGACTTTGCCTGGTCTTCCTTGCCCAGAATTTTCACTGCTGGCCTGCCAGATATTCAGCTGCAGGATCAGTCAAGCAACAGCcagctgtgtctctgtctgcggAGTTTGTGAGAGAACAGTTCAGACTGTTCTGGGGGTTTAACTAGAGCTGCAACCCATATCACAAGCCATCTGCAGTTGTAAGAAGTAACAGACAAAGCACCCAATAGGATTTAAATTACTTAAGgatttattcattaatgtatctttttaaaattaattaaaaggtgGGGAACAAATACAAAGCCATTCAGAATGGGGGCGGATGAACTGTAATGAAAGAGCAGTGAAGTAATGGTAGTTTGCATCTGTGTAAGCTGATAAGGATGAAGAAacgttacaaaatgtaaaagataTACCTTTCCACTGAGTGACAAAGCCTGTTTTCAGCAAGAGACTCAGACACCTCCATAAATCCATCTCAATAAAACCCTTGGGGTCAAGATTTGGAAAGGGTAGCGATGCTGGGACACTGCACCATCATTTCTTCtgaaaaaatattgaattggaatttatttaacacatttaacaGGTATTTATTTAACTGACAGATTTAACTGGTATTTTATATGATGTTCCTTGAAAAACACTCGCCTATTTTCGCTGCACAGTAGGACCACTGAATGTGTTAAAAACTCCCACACAGGGCTTGTGTCTGAATAACTTGGGATGTCAGGGCAATGTTAACTGAAAAGCCCTTGAGAGAAATCATATTaaggttttacaaaaaaaaatccttgcCATTTTGATCACCTGCATATTAAACATAAGAGGGGGCAATGAAATTCTGTCCACTATATAATTAGCCccaattaattgttttattttatatacatcaAACATGTCAAACAATCCTAGAGTCTTTGCTGTTTTGTGTCAGATAGGCTGCCATAATTGAACAATAAGGCATACTTCCCAGAGCTCAAGCTCTCTGAATTGATCCTGTTCTCAGCCATGAAAAGAGAGACACATCAAAGGAAGCAGATTTGCCTGAATGGGAAGCAGCCTTTGGGCAGTTTACATAAGCTGGCTTTTTGCAGTCCCTCCCAAATCATATCTCCTCTGTCTTAAAATAACCATGCTCAGAACCCCGCACTTTCACTCACATCCACAGCCTCTAAAACCCAAGTCGGCCCACTTTCACAGAAGAGTCTTGATGCCTCATTGATCACTTCAAAATGCTAgcttggcagagagagagagagagagagagagagagagagagagagagagagagaaataaacaaacagtagTTAAGTTATAatctaatacaaaaaatataaattacaaaaGGGTGAGAATGGATGGTCACAGATTCCATTGTCACAAATGAAACTTACAGCTGAACTTCCCTGTCGCTCATCCCCTTTTCCAAGCCACCCTGTCTCCAATttagaataaaaacatttcactgACACGGCAATAACACAGGCTCAGGGAAACCGTAGGATGCCCTGCCCACCCTGACCTAAACCTCTGTACAGCTACCAGAGCAACATTAATATACATCAAACTCACTCCTCTGAAATATTTCCAGTATTTCTTCAGTTACTTCAGTAAGATAAACCTGGATCAGCTTGGGAGAAGCCATAAATAGGAGCAGAGCAGAATCAAACTGAAGGTCCACATCATTGTGTAGGTTTCAGGTCTTCCTCCGCCTTCACACTTGCCTTTGTGAAGCTGCCTGCACATCATACTACTGAATGAAGTGCCTGATAGGATGTTAACCCTTTGTCTGTGTCTTTAAGTGGGTGGTTGAGATGTTTTCTCACCACAGGGCGTCCTGATTTTGAATGGGAAATTACTAAATGGTTATGCTTACAATTTCAATACAGAGAACGATCAACGGCTATCATAAATTCGTTTAACTGGTGTCTACAGGCATGAATGGCAGTTAATGTAGAATGTTTTTTCTATAAGTGTCATTCAAGCAGCAGTGTTTTATGAACTAAGTGAAAGACATGATTTTCTTTCTTCCCCCATTTCTTAGCTGTTAAGATACAATTAGATAGCATTGTGTAGTTTTCTCCCCATTCAAAGAGTGGCTCCATCTCTTCTCATCTTCAAGCCAAATCCTGCAGAACTTCCACTCCCATCTTATTTTCAGCAGCTCTTCATCCTGATATTTTGCACGTCAAAGTGGAGTGCGCTGCCGTTACCGTGGTGATTGGAGAATGTCAAAGCTGCCACTCCGCTGACTCGCCACTGCGCCTAATTGAAACCCACATCACGCACTCTTACTCCTCAGCCATGCTCAAATGCCACCTGTAAATATGGTCTGTATTTCATGCCAGGTTAGCTTTTGAATAAAAAAGAACGACCACTTTGATAAAACTACCAGATGCCATCCAAGAGTCTTAACCACCTGGCCAGGAGTGCGAGATCACTAGTATTGATCTGCACCAGGGCACTCCCCTCTCCTGGAGGATTTAGAATTTCCTCCTTTATTACATAATGAAAGGAGAGGAAGAGGCAGTGGTCAGGAGACTAGGGACTGTATTTTACCACCATCTAAGAGGAGTATCATTTCACATGATTAAAACAGGCCTTGTTTATCGCTGGAAGGATCATTTTTCTGGCACTAGAAAACATTTAAGGTTTCCAATGATGGATTGTTCTTGTGCAATATAGAAAACCAACCCCCTGGAAGCACTCAAATCTGCCCGTCAAAACCAATCTAGCAAGTCAATTAATTTGAATGGTTATCCAAATCATAATTGAGACCAAATAAGTGATACaattcatacatttttcaaGTAGACCTCAAATTACTCTGTAAAAATACCACAATTTCAGGTCTGTATACTCAAGTCATTTGAAAGTAATATAATTCATGCTTTGAATGTCTGATACTAAATTTCTAATATAAATCACCAGGCATGTTCCTAACAATACCTGCATCTTCAGGCATACTAAATGATATTGCATTTAGGCAGGCAATTCCACTGCATTTACTTGTTCAGTGCACCAGCTGCATACGTTACAACAGGACTCCCTGGTGCAGCACTGACATGCTACTGCTGCCATCTGCTGTTGAAAACAAGTCCTGACCTGTACAATTGTAATATAATCCAAAGGAAAACATGTTCTACAATTTTAacctttcaaataaaatgcaaaaacattttGCAGAATTTGTGACTGTCCTAAAACAAGTATATTTTTAAGCTAAAGTCCAAATTTTCCATACAGATAGCACAAACTCCACGTTCTTTGCACACTTTTCACCACCCGAGAAGTCGTCAAGAACAGCACCTGCAGCAAAACTGCTTCGAAACCTGAGAAATGAAAGGGTCGTGGATGAcaaagcccccccaccccccacccgcAGTCCTGAATAGAAATGAAGCTCTGCACAAGGCGCTATTTTACAGCTGTCTTTTTTATTGAAAGTTCCACAGAAACCAAGGTTTACTTCTTCTTCTCCACATCCTGCTCTGCAGCCTCCTTGGCTCTCTTGGCACGGATGCCGAAGAGACGGGCGTTGGCGCGGGCCATACGCAGGCTGGCGAACGCCTTGAAGTTCTTTTCGTCCTCAGAGATGACCCGGGCCTTCTCCTTCTTGTGCACCTGCACAGAAAACAAGGTCTCAGCAGCTGatactctaacacacacactggaaaCTGATGGCAGTTTAGGTAGCTGGGATGTGCATACCGGGAAGGGTGTGTTTGCCCAGTTATGCATTCAAAAAAACTAGGTctcattcatttaaataattgagaCACCAAGCAGTCATCAGCTAAAAAGGGTTCAACGGAGGTCATCAATAAAGTACAGAGATTCCGGAGAAATTGTCATCATCTGACTGCTTTAAGATTAATTATGCTCCCAACTTcaactagggatttaaaaaaaaatctccatgTTAACCCTGGGTTCACTAGCAGTCTTTGGAGAACACCACAGTAGGGAGAAGTACAGAGATAGAAACATGCATGTTACAGTGAAACAAGCCCTTAATGCACACGTGTCACATTCAGAAACATACTGGAGGGTTTACTTACATTCCTGATTGGCATGATGGGTCCAGTCAGCTGAGTGGCCATCTTGAGCTCTTCAGCCTAGAGAGAGAAACCCAAAAGCAAATTCACTGAAGAGCCTGAAGCATTCTGGGAGATGCACTTTGAAAGGTATAAAGGGTCTCCAATTCTGATAAAATCAATAACAccccttttttttaaaaaaaaaaaaaacacagcttgACCTCCAACCCAACAGGTTACTATTCTACCCTTCCCAACTCAATGGGTCCTGCATTGTCCCCATGAATACACGGCCGAAGTCTTGCACTTCGGCAGGCCAGGAGCCGGTCCCTACCCACCCCTCGATCCCAGTGCAGATACTCACAGAGCTGTCTCCCTTCCTGGGTGCAGAGGCCTTCCTGGGGAAGAGGATGAGTTTGGAGCGGTACTCCTTCAGACGCTGCACGTTGGTCTGGAGGGACTCTGCAGATCTGTTGCGGCGCCGGGAGTCCACGGCAATGCCAATAGTGCGGGCCACCTTCTTGTGGATACCAGCAGCCTAGGAGACATTTCA
This DNA window, taken from Amia ocellicauda isolate fAmiCal2 chromosome 9, fAmiCal2.hap1, whole genome shotgun sequence, encodes the following:
- the rpl13 gene encoding large ribosomal subunit protein eL13, translating into MAPSRNGMLLNPHFHKDWQKRVRTWFNQPARKLRRRRARQAKARRIAPRPVAGPLRPSVRCPTIRYHTKVRAGRGFTLEELKAAGIHKKVARTIGIAVDSRRRNRSAESLQTNVQRLKEYRSKLILFPRKASAPRKGDSSAEELKMATQLTGPIMPIRNVHKKEKARVISEDEKNFKAFASLRMARANARLFGIRAKRAKEAAEQDVEKKK